A stretch of DNA from Oryza brachyantha chromosome 4, ObraRS2, whole genome shotgun sequence:
ATCAAAACCTTGTGGGGGGTTTACTGAAGAAGATGTTGGCCTAATTAGCCGTACTGAAGTGATAGATCTTAACGAGGCAGATCACCGACTGACATTGAAGGAGATCACTTTGGCAACTGGAGAGGGTGGTCGTAGGATCGGAGAGCTCACGAGCGGTTCGTCCTCGCACCGAGTATTGATGAGCGGTAATTGTTCTCCGGTACATATTACAGGCAGCGTAGGCCGGCAGGTCGCAGCTTTTTTTAATCTCCCGTAGTCCCGTGTAACGTTGCTCCCATCGCTTTATCGATAGCTGGCTGCAATTAACGGCACTTAAGTCAAACAAGGCGCGGTCGTAATACGCAAgtcctttttttatatatatatagttaaatataaattttactatacTGCTGTCACCGTAAGAACcataatattatctttttttttacattaacGATGTTCTTCTCCCGTCGTCACACGGTAGGAGTGTTGAGAGGATAAAAAGGAGAAGGAAGGAGCTGAATCtaatggtgatggtggtgggcTCTCCATCTACTGTCTTGGAAGAAAAATGAGTACCCAATAATTTGATGCTAGTATTTTTGGTTTCTTCTCGGTAATAGTCAAAATTCAgcaatagttttatatatagaaatttgtaaaattaaaatgaaaaaatcatatgcaCATCCGAGTAAATATTCTTATTGGGTTACATGGCTAGAAGGAATAGGATTAAATTAAAGCTTAATCCTATTTGAATTTAGCGGATCGTAggtcatattttgtttttattaattcaGTCTTTTGAATTAACCAtagagactaattaattagataaCTAAATTCCTTGATCTTGTTCGTGGCTTGGTCTTTTAGTGCCCGCTCTTACCTGGGAAACCATGATACCTGTTGTCCATGCCATGGTGAGTTGGTGACACCTGCATTGGACGCACCGATTCTTTTTTTCGTTCTTATTTTTAGAGTCAGCTTTGGGTCTAAGTTATaacctaaattttaatttttttaactttgaatttaaaattaattttaaggctTTTTTATTAAACATTTAGatcaatatcaatatatatttaaaaattttatttataaatatatcatttatttttttctttgtgacAACCTGTTTTCACGGAGAGAGATGATGCCAACATGGCAACACTGCAATTATTGCCGTGCCTCGTAAACGTGCCGGCGACGAATCCCGTCGTCGCCCGTTTCCACGCcacgagggcgagggcgagggcgaggccaTCCGCTCCACCCGCGCGGAACAGGCGAGATTTTTACGGCGGAACACGCCGCGGAGGATCATCCGACTCCGAGGGACGTGCGCGCCAGTCAGCTCTCAatccagccagccagccagccagccgcgcgcgcggtgATCGACCGACCGCCGGTGCGCCATGCCGGCATCCATCGCCATCGTGACCGATCGATCCGCCCATCGCATCGCGCACCGCACGTCGCCATTATTCCGCGGggacccccccccctcccgTCTCCACGTCAGGgtgtcagcagcagcagcgcgcaGGCCCTGAGGCCCCGgcacgccacgccacgccacgccacgaCGCGACGCGACATTGTAGTAGGAGTATCTCAGTTCTCCGGCTCCGGACCGGCGTGGCGTCACGGTGAAAATCGTCGCAGCCGCTGGTAGGTGTAGCACTCAGCCACTCACTGTAGCGGGATCAAATGTTACAGTGCTCAGTTACCGGGCCTTACTATATGCCCGTACTAATTGGCGCCAATTAAATGACAAGGAAAAGAGATTAAAGAACAGTCAGTCAGTCCTGGGAGGGCATCAATGGAGGCTGGACTCCGGTGTACGGAGGCAGATACATCTCATTATttgaccaccaccaccactactcctTCTCCCTGCACAGCTCGGTGACACCCCGGCGCCAGAAAAGCCCTCCATTTCGTTGTCTCCAGCTCTaggcccctctctctctctctctctcggtctCTCCCGGACGAGGGAGGCATACAGAAGAGTTCCAGGACGGCCATTGCGCCGCCCCGGCTGCTCCCGGCTcccagggatttttttttgtttgtttgtttggttcgTGCTGTGCTGCTGCCTCCGGTGAGGCGAGCGTTCTTGGAGCCCTGTCTCCGGCTGGTGCTCTGTGGTGAGGGTGGTGTCctgcggcggcgatgagggGCAGCCATGCCTGCTCCGTGGTCTCGTCCCTCGTTTTGCTGTGGCTGGGGGTTGCTGCTGCAGCACAGAAGGGCTCTTCTTGGAAGACACTGAAcggtactactactaccacaCTTTTGGTTTCCATGTTTTCGTATGCTGCGACCTAATGATCGGTAGCACTTACATTGGTCGATAGAGGAAatttttccttgtttttttttttgacatgcCCGGCCATGTCGTTTGGCTGGATGATATTTAGGACGGCTTGCGTAATTTTGCTTAAATTTCTgttctttttaatcttttgCGCCACATTGTTTTCGTTCTTGCCACGACAACCTAGTTCGTGAATGTCCATTTAGCGACATTGgttttttagattttgaatTGAAAAGATTGGGACCAAAGGACCAAAAATGTGTCTTTCTCCCTCTTTTGGGTAGCCTGGATATTCTCATCTTACAGACACAGTTTGTGGAGATTAATCGCCGCAtgcatttctttcttttccttttcttttatgatggatcgttcatgaatttctttgaaaaaactttgtttttttttcgccGACAAATACTGTGACTTCGTGGCCACACTGTTCAAAAGTTAGGACCTAAGCGTTGCACTTGGGAGATACTCCGGTCCACAAGAGGCTAACAATCAATTCACCATTTCAGGCAATGCTCCGGCAATCATAGCCAAGGGAGGATTTTCAGGCATATTCCCTGATTCAAGCGAATTCGCATATCAGTTTGCGCTCATTGCTAGCTCGTCTGATACAATCCTATACTGTGATGTTCGGTTGACCAAGGATGGTCTTGGCATCTGTCTTCCGGACATAAAGATGGACAACTGTACCAACATTCCAGATTTCTACCAACAGGGTAGTAAGAGCTACCTTGTCAATGGCGTGTCAACAGCGGGATGGTTTTCTGTGGACTACAATGGCACCGAGCTCGGCCAAGTGTCTTGTAAGTGCTAACATACTGATCTAAGCTCCCAAAGGTTGGAGCTTTTGGTGCCTTTCGTAATGTCAAAATTGGATGAGGAAATGGGAAATGCCTTTTCGTGTTTGGGTTTACATGTCTAACTCGTCATCgttgtatttattatatatttgcagtGAAGCAATCAATCTTTTCTCGCACACCCAGGTTTGATCGAAGCTTCTTTCCTATTCTTGCTGTCGAAGACATAGCGTCCAAATTTAAGCCTCCTGGACTTTGGCTCAATGTCCAGGTACTGTTAGAAATCTCGATGTGATGCAGTAGGTTAAGCTGCATGTGTTTCTGTTGTCACTAAAACCAACTCGTGTCATTTGCAGCATGACAGTTTCTACAGTCAGTTCAATCTGAGCATGACAAATTACATCCTTTCTGTGTCAAAACGTGTTATTGTTGGCTACATCTCATCCCCTGAAGTGAGCTTCCTCACTAAAGTATCTGGAAAGGTTAGGAACAACACAAAGCTTGTGTTCCGCTTTCTCGATGAGAGCACAATCGAACCATCTACCAAACAGACATATGGTTCCATGTTGAAAAATCTTACATTCGTCAAGACATTCGCATCTGGGATAATTGTCCCAAAGAATTATATCTGGCCTGTTTCACCAGATAATTATCTGGAACCCTACACTTCGGTTGTTGATGATGCTCATAAAGCAGGATTGGAAATTTATGCTGCTGACTTTGCCAATGACTTTATGTTCAGTTATAACCATAGCTACGATCCATTAGCAGAATATCTCTCATTCATTGACAATGGTGATTTCTCTGTTGATGGAGTATTGACTGATTTCCCAGTTACGCCTTCAGAGGCCATAGGTGAGTTATTCTATattattgcaaacatgcatttttgttcttaaaattttgaaacgcTAGTGATCATGTTATTTGTCCTGTTGTTGTGCAGGCTGCTTTACTAATctaaataaaagcaaaaaagatcATGGTATGTCCTATTTCATCCTTTTGTCTCATTCCATGATTCATAGTTAGTTTTGTAACTTACCACCATTTTTCACATTTTGTACACAGGAAAACCTCTAATTATTTCCCACAATGGTGCTAGTGGAGATTACCCAGCCTGCACTGATCTAGCTTATCAAAAGGCAGTTGACGATGGTgctgatgttgttgattgcCCTGTCCAATTGACCAAAGATGGCATACCAATATGCATAAGTTCCGTTAACTTGATGGATGATACTACAGTTGCAAAATCACAGTTTGCCTCTCAGACAGCAGTAATCAAAGATATTGAGAGTGTTCTAGGAGTATTTACCTTCAACCTCACCTGGGATGACATCGTAAAAAATCTGAGACGTAAGTTGAATTGAACCATTTCTACTTGTTAAAGAAACAAGaataaaatgtatattttatcCCAGGAAAATAGAGAGAAACTAAGACTATTCATGTCAATTATTACAGCCAAAATTTCTACCCCATTTAGCTCCTTCAAACTGGACAGAAATCCAAGATATAGGAACGCGGGAAATTTCATGAGATTATCAGACTTTCTGGACTTCACAAAGGATAAGGAATTATCAGGAATCATGATCAACGTCGAGGTGAAAAATTTATGCTATGATTGCTGGTTTCAGTTTATGACAGGCCTACATTTATCTGTTTATGTCATTACTTTATTACGATGATGTTGCTTTCATTTTACTTCTGTTGAATCATTAGTCCATTCTatcaagcattttttttttcacattttagCGCTTAACCAACCAAATATGCAATGTGTACTTTTCTGTTTTGCTCAATTCCAGCAAAATCATTACTCTCAATTAACTACGTACCCATATGTTTGCAGCACGCTGCTTTTGCGGCTGAGAAGCTCGGGTTTGACATGGTAGACGCAGTTATCAAGACCCTCGACGCTGCTGGTTACAGCAATCAAACTGCCCAGAAAGTTATGATTCAGTCAGCGAACAGCTCAGTCTTGGTGAAGTTCAAGCAGCAAACGAAGTACGACCTTGTGTACATGGTCAATGAAGAGGTCAAGGACGCCGAACCTTCTTCCCTCGCTGCCATCAAGAAGTTTGCCGACGCCGTCTCCGTTGAAGGCAGCTCAATATTCCCCGAGAACCACCATTTCACGACCTACCGGACCAATCTTGTCGAGTCCCTGCACAAAGCCGGCCTCCCGGTCTATGTCTACACTCTCATGAATGAGTTCGCTTCTCAGCCATACGACTTCTTCTCTGACGCGACCGCGCAGATCAACGCATATGTTCAGGGCGCTGGAGTGGATGGTGTGATCACCGATTTCCCAGCAACAGCACGGAGATACAAATGTATGTTCGGTTACCTTGTTTCTGCACCATTGACAGCGTCCAAAACCAAtgcattttcagtttttcacaACCCTGTTCTTTTGACACCATTCATCCtgaatttttcttctttttttgcagTGAACACCTGTATGAACATGGGGAACAACACGCCGAGCTTCATGGCCCCGGCTCACCCGGGCGACCTGATGCAGATCATCAGCAAGCCGGCGCAGCCGCCGGAGATGGCGCCGATGCCTCTCCTGACGGGCTCGGACGTGGCggagccgccgctgcctcctgCCAGAACAGCTCATCAGGCGCCATCGCCCGCGAGCAGGGCGCAGGCTCACGTCGCGATCCTCGTCACCTTGGCGATGCTTTTGGCCTCATGCCATCCCTTGCTACTGGTATGACATGATCCAGCGAGCGAGCAAGCGACGCGGGAAGATACTAATCCCAATTTGTCCGATTTGATTCTGTTCTCTCGTTTCTTTCTCCTGTAGCGATTCGTTCGTCAttgtgcaattttttttctttcgttcTGGGCTCTCCCCGATCTGCCTATGACACACTTCTCCGTGGGTTGACTCACCAGTGATCTCGGTATATATGTGTGATAATATATTGCTCCGCTTTTATCCCGGCTGCTCTGCAAGTATCTGAAAATTTGGGTATTGCATTACTCTTCCATGATCTAGATCGATTCGTTGTTAACCTGTCACGCTGTTTCTGAAGTTTGAACTGACATAATCTGATACATATGTTTCATATGCCTATGCTATGGGAAGGCGTGGAGAAGCGCACAGGCGTAAACCAAACCAGCTCACTCTGTGCTACTCCCTTTATCATAGAAAGGCAGGGGCGATCGTTCTTGGTACGCATGTCTTTCATCTTTTGGGTTTCTCCGTCGTCGAGGTGAGAGATCGGTGTTAGGTAAAAAAAGAGGCAAGGATGatcgttgttttttttttcctgcgcAAATCTTCTTTCTTTATGGTTTGAGGTTTGTCCATCGTGGAGGAGGAAGATCAAATGACACTTTGGATGGCCTGGCATGCCTCCTACAATATAGTATTAACATGCATTCAAACTATTTGTCATCAATTTGCAtccaaactattttttctcaCATTGAGTTACTGTAAACATGCAAAACACCGCGTAAATCATGTCATACTTGAAAAGAGAATTTAAACTAGAGAAAATCAAGTAAAGCATATTGGTACTACACAAATCAGGCTGATACCTTTTATTTCACTTGAACCGTACCGACGCGGTaccattttcaaatattttattttttgcacttctataaaatgattattttaCTTAAGTACTCCGTACTTTTCATATAGTAACTTTCGCTACGATGCAttggattttttattctttttagaaGGCAAATGCTGACATAGATCGAGGAACAGTCAAGTGCTACTTCCGTATgataacctcatttttcgttttccaTTTTGAACGTTTgaacatttgtcttatttaaattttttacgattaatatttttattattactaggtgataaaatatgaatattactttatatgtgactaactttttaaagtttttttacaaatttttcaaataaaacgaatggtcaattggacatgaaaaaataaaaaatgagattattatgggacgaagGTAGTACTGATTTGGTTCCGGAATGACCAAAAATGGCAAGTACCACCTGTGTGGTactggaaaaaatatttgggtGGGCACCGGGCTCACCCACGCCCCTGTGCATCCCTGCTGCGATAACGACCTCGTGCGCGGGTTTCAGATCAGATGGCGACATACACGATAGCTGTTTTCTAACGCGTCGCGGCTTTGAAACGATGGGCAAGCCGAGCACGATGAGCATCGCCATCTGATCCGAAGCCTACCCACGTGGCGGCCATCGTGAcggatgctgctgctgccctcGTCTTCCCACGCACCGGCGtcggtctcctcctcctcatcggTGAATCGAACCGTCTCGGTGAGTGAGTGCGTTTTGGGTTTCCTGATAAAACCCGGCAAGGCAAGGCAATCAGCTGCGGCAAAGGGGTTACATCGGCGAGTCGTGTCCTGTTTCATCGGAAGAAAACCGAAGCGCGTGGCGTCGATTGGCTATGCTttggttcttcttcttcttctttttttttttttttttttgcgtagGAACCGCGCGCGTCTTCTCGCGAAGATATCGGGATGATACGGAAAAGTACACGTCTTAAAAGTTGAGTGCTCTgttctctccttctcctcATCGCGTCGCCCACTCCTCATATGGTCGTATCTCCTCGAAGaacctctctcctctccactgatcatattataagaccATTATAACGCATGACCATATTACTAGGGTTTGAAAATGGTACCGGTTAGAATTCAGAAGAGAAGCACATGCAATGCATGTACAGGTACAAATCACAAGTTCATAACCACGTTAAATTAGTATTAGAGACTGCATCGGTGCATCCTATGTGTGCACTAGAGCCACTCTATACACTCTCTCTTATATACTCCTTGCATAGCAACCATGTATTTTTCTTAAGGAGAAGGCATACCAATCATGCTGAATTGTCCATCAAGGTACAAATCGCAAACTTcataacacacacacatgatTCGTATTTGCGTCGGCCTACGCGTAGATGGCGTAGCGCATGCTCTCGCGCACCACCATGAGGTGGCTcacctcgtcgccgcccggcGGCCGCCACCCGCTCGTCGCCcacgcctcctcgccgccgccgccgtcgaggcgcGCCACGCACGACACCGCCAGCAGCGCCCTCGCCACCAGAGCGCCTgccccgccgcgcccgtcgtccgcgccgacgcggcgcccggccgcgctctcgt
This window harbors:
- the LOC102719199 gene encoding glycerophosphodiester phosphodiesterase GDPDL4-like encodes the protein MRGSHACSVVSSLVLLWLGVAAAAQKGSSWKTLNGNAPAIIAKGGFSGIFPDSSEFAYQFALIASSSDTILYCDVRLTKDGLGICLPDIKMDNCTNIPDFYQQGSKSYLVNGVSTAGWFSVDYNGTELGQVSLKQSIFSRTPRFDRSFFPILAVEDIASKFKPPGLWLNVQHDSFYSQFNLSMTNYILSVSKRVIVGYISSPEVSFLTKVSGKVRNNTKLVFRFLDESTIEPSTKQTYGSMLKNLTFVKTFASGIIVPKNYIWPVSPDNYLEPYTSVVDDAHKAGLEIYAADFANDFMFSYNHSYDPLAEYLSFIDNGDFSVDGVLTDFPVTPSEAIGCFTNLNKSKKDHGKPLIISHNGASGDYPACTDLAYQKAVDDGADVVDCPVQLTKDGIPICISSVNLMDDTTVAKSQFASQTAVIKDIESVLGVFTFNLTWDDIVKNLRPKISTPFSSFKLDRNPRYRNAGNFMRLSDFLDFTKDKELSGIMINVEHAAFAAEKLGFDMVDAVIKTLDAAGYSNQTAQKVMIQSANSSVLVKFKQQTKYDLVYMVNEEVKDAEPSSLAAIKKFADAVSVEGSSIFPENHHFTTYRTNLVESLHKAGLPVYVYTLMNEFASQPYDFFSDATAQINAYVQGAGVDGVITDFPATARRYKLNTCMNMGNNTPSFMAPAHPGDLMQIISKPAQPPEMAPMPLLTGSDVAEPPLPPARTAHQAPSPASRAQAHVAILVTLAMLLASCHPLLLV
- the LOC107304023 gene encoding uncharacterized protein LOC107304023, which produces MWRVLSVFRRRRRRTARVVDESAAGRRVGADDGRGGAGALVARALLAVSCVARLDGGGGEEAWATSGWRPPGGDEVSHLMVVRESMRYAIYA